The DNA region CACGGCTGGAAAGGCCGCCTAGATTGAGGCGGCAACGTTGTTGCACCCGTGCGGTGGTGGGTGGACTTCCATATCGTCCCGCCACCGCACACCCAGTCTCCCGGAGTCATCCAGGCAAGCATGAAGTCACGACAGGGTGAGCATCGTCGCAAGCGCCGCGCGTCCGACGGTCAGGCTGCGCAAAGTTGCGGCAGGAAAATGATGCATTCTTGGGCAGTCATTTTCGCTGCGGCGCGGAAAAGAGGCGGCGACTGTCACGGCGGACCGAGTCGCGCCAACCGGCGACACGCGGGGGCGGGTTGATTTCCGCCCCGGTCCCGGTGTCTCTGTCAGGACACTGCGCCAAAGGGACAGAATGCAGCCGCGGATCGTGCCAGCCCTGACCGTGACCCAGGCCGAGATTCCGGGACTGGTGGCGGCCATGCGGATCACCGCCTATCCCGTGGTGGTGCGGTCGTACCGGGCACAACGGGGCGGCGGTTTCGGTGACCAGGAGCGCCATCCCCATACCTGGACCGTGCTTCTGCAGGTGGATGGGGCCTGGGCGCGGGTCGAGTCGAGCCGCGGGCTGGTGCGCGAATGGGGCAGCCTCGACCGGCTGGAGCGGTGGCTCAGATCCAGCGGGTTCCGCAGCTTCTGGCTGCAGAACGAGTTGGACAGCGATGAGGACGACCTTCCGCCCTATGGCTTCAGCGGGCTGAAGTAGCGGGCCGCGATCAGCCGAAGGACCGCTTGAGCAGTTCGTCGATCTCGGCCCTTGCGGGCATCGAGGGTGCCGTGCCAGGGCGGGTGACAGAGATGCCGGCCGTGGCGCAGCCCATGCGCACGGCGTCCAGCATCCCCCTGCCCTCGGCCAGGGCGACGGCAAAGCCACCGTTGAAGGCATCGCCCGCGCCGGTGGTTTCCACCACGGGACCGGCGCTGATGACCGGGACATGGAAGCTTTGCGTCCGGTCGCGGTACAGCGCGCCCTTGTCGCCCAGGGTCATGACCACGGCGCCCACCCCGCGCGCCAGCAGCGCATCGGCAGCGACCTCGGCCTCGGCTACAGAGGTGACGGGCAGGCCGGTGAGGGCTTCGGCTTCGGATTCGTTGGGCGTCACGAAATCGCAGAGCCCCAGCAGGTCGTCGTCGAGCGGCGCGGCGGGGGCGGGGTTGAGGATGGTCTTTGCGCCCCCTGCCCGCGCCAGTTCCAGCGCGCGGCGGGCGGCGGGGATCGGCTGTTCCAACTGGGTGATGAACACCCCGGCGCCACGGATCAGATCGGCCTTTTCCTCGACATCTTCCGCTGAGATGCGGCTGGCGGCGCCGGGCGAGATGATGATGGCGTTGTTGCCGGTGGCGGCCTCGATGAAGATGTAGGCCGCGCCGGTGTAGCTTGCGGCATCTACCTTGACCTGGGGCGTGACGCCGCCCTTCGCCCATGTGGCGCGGGCCATGTCGGCGAAAGGGTCGGCGCCGAGGCGGGTGATGAAGTGGACGTCGCCCCCTGCCATGGCGGCGGCGACGGACTGGTTCGAGCCCTTGCCCCCCGGGCCCAGAACGAAGCTGTGGCCCAGGATGGTCTCGCCCATCTTCGGCTGGCGGTCGGCGCGGTAAGCGGTGTCGGCGACAAAGACGCCGAGGATCACGATGGGCTTCATCTCAGGCCTCCGGAGGGATCACGCCCATGCGCAGCATGAAGCAGCCGTAGAACCGGCGCTCACCGGTCTGGATCACGGCGTAGGCCTGCCGTGCGAGGTCGTAGAAGGCGAAGCGCTCGACGCTGGTCATGGGGCGCGAGCGGCCTTCGGCGGCGTCGATCTCGGCCTGCACCTCGATCTGGACCGGGGGCCGTTCGGCGGG from Neotabrizicola shimadae includes:
- a CDS encoding ribokinase, yielding MKPIVILGVFVADTAYRADRQPKMGETILGHSFVLGPGGKGSNQSVAAAMAGGDVHFITRLGADPFADMARATWAKGGVTPQVKVDAASYTGAAYIFIEAATGNNAIIISPGAASRISAEDVEEKADLIRGAGVFITQLEQPIPAARRALELARAGGAKTILNPAPAAPLDDDLLGLCDFVTPNESEAEALTGLPVTSVAEAEVAADALLARGVGAVVMTLGDKGALYRDRTQSFHVPVISAGPVVETTGAGDAFNGGFAVALAEGRGMLDAVRMGCATAGISVTRPGTAPSMPARAEIDELLKRSFG